From Elephas maximus indicus isolate mEleMax1 chromosome 25, mEleMax1 primary haplotype, whole genome shotgun sequence, the proteins below share one genomic window:
- the ZCCHC3 gene encoding zinc finger CCHC domain-containing protein 3, translating into MATGGGTEEERKRGRPQLLPPARPAARGEEPEGGREKLGWAQVVKNLAEKKGEFRESRPPRRDEESGDGALGAPAGLAAPGFGDFPPAGRGDLKGRRKDPAGEAADPRKKKGTAEASRRKKSETAAMAAPARPGTAEDAAERPHQDEQAAAAGPAAGPGKGRFLVRICFQGDEGSCPTRDFVVGALILRSIGMDPSDIYAVIQIPGSREFDVSFRSAEKLALFLRVYEEKREQEDCWENFVVLGRSKSSLKTLFILFRNETVDVEDIVTWLKRHCDVLAVPVKVTDRFGIWTGEYKCEIELRQGEGGIRHLPGAFFLGAERGYSWYKGQPKTCFKCGSRTHMSGTCTQDRCFRCGEEGHLSPYCRKGIVCNLCGKRGHAFAQCPKAVHNSVAAQLTGVAGH; encoded by the coding sequence ATGGCCACCGGCGGCGGCacggaggaggagaggaagcggGGGCGGCCGCAGCTCCTGCCCCCGGCGCGGCCGGCTGCCCGGGGCGAGGAGCCCGAGGGCGGCCGCGAGAAGCTAGGCTGGGCCCAGGTGGTGAAGAACCTGGCCGAGAAGAAGGGCGAGTTCCGCGAGTCGCGGCCACCGCGGCGGGACGAAGAAAGCGGCGACGGCGCGCTCGGCGCCCCGGCCGGCTTGGCTGCCCCGGGCTTCGGTGACTTCCCCCCAGCTGGCCGCGGGGACCTGAAGGGCCGCCGGAAGGACCCCGCCGGCGAAGCGGCGGACCCCCGCAAGAAGAAAGGTACAGCCGAGGCGAGCCGGAGGAAGAAGAGCGAGACGGCAGCCATGGCGGCCCCGGCCAGACCCGGCACGGCCGAGGACGCGGCCGAGCGGCCCCACCAGGACGAGCAGGCGGCCGCGGCGGGCCCCGCGGCAGGCCCAGGCAAGGGTCGCTTCCTCGTGCGTATCTGTTTCCAGGGTGACGAGGGCTCCTGCCCGACCCGGGACTTCGTGGTGGGTGCGCTCATTCTGCGTTCCATCGGCATGGACCCGAGCGACATCTACGCGGTCATCCAGATTCCCGGCAGCCGCGAGTTCGACGTGAGCTTCCGCTCGGCGGAGAAGCTGGCACTGTTCCTACGCGTCTACGAGGAGAAGCGCGAGCAGGAGGACTGCTGGGAGAACTTCGTGGTGCTGGGGCGGAGCAAGTCCAGCTTGAAGACGCTCTTCATCCTCTTCCGGAATGAGACGGTGGACGTGGAGGACATCGTGACCTGGCTCAAGCGCCACTGCGATGTTCTGGCCGTGCCCGTGAAAGTGACCGACAGGTTTGGGATCTGGACCGGGGAGTACAAATGCGAGATCGAGCTGCGCCAGGGGGAGGGCGGGATCAGGCACCTGCCGGGGGCCTTCTTCCTGGGGGCCGAGAGGGGATACAGCTGGTACAAGGGGCAGCCCAAGACGTGCTTTAAGTGTGGTTCCCGGACCCACATGAGTGGCACTTGCACGCAGGACAGGTGCTTCAGGTGCGGGGAGGAGGGGCACCTGAGCCCTTACTGCCGGAAGGGCATCGTGTGTAACCTCTGTGGCAAGCGAGGACACGCTTTTGCCCAGTGCCCCAAAGCAGTTCACAACTCCGTGGCAGCTCAGCTCACCGGCGTGGCCGGGCACTGA